A region from the Streptomyces sp. 3214.6 genome encodes:
- a CDS encoding ATP-binding protein — protein sequence MNPARRAAHRPAQLTWEYSLFAPADVTSPRVCRDFVRAVLFTHDRESLVMPAALCTSELVTNVHLHTKGTAMLRIRLSPGGLRVSVFDESPDPPVVTYPAAGAVACWGRGLALVEEMADVWGVADERAGRYAKGVWFELGGSGRSFLRRSNG from the coding sequence ATGAACCCCGCCCGTCGTGCCGCCCACCGCCCAGCTCAACTCACCTGGGAATACAGCCTGTTCGCCCCCGCCGACGTCACCTCGCCCCGCGTGTGCCGGGACTTCGTCCGCGCCGTTCTCTTCACTCATGACCGGGAGTCCCTCGTCATGCCGGCGGCCCTGTGCACCTCGGAGCTCGTCACGAACGTGCACCTGCACACCAAGGGCACCGCCATGCTCCGTATCCGGCTCTCGCCGGGCGGTCTGCGGGTCAGCGTGTTCGACGAGAGTCCTGACCCGCCCGTCGTCACGTACCCCGCCGCCGGGGCCGTCGCCTGTTGGGGGAGAGGGCTCGCGCTCGTCGAGGAGATGGCGGATGTGTGGGGTGTCGCCGATGAGCGGGCTGGGCGGTATGCGAAGGGGGTGTGGTTCGAGTTGGGCGGGAGCGGTAGATCGTTTCTTCGTCGCTCGAACGGGTGA
- a CDS encoding helix-turn-helix domain-containing protein: MGLRTTITERQRRLGYELKQLRERAGLSAGEAAERIGMGRAQLSQIETAKTTILTERLRELCHLYACKDETYIDALVAMSEATGKGWWTAHKKPMEQGPLNMAELEAGAVALRVHQHLLIPGLFQTEDYARAIFATPGLGFERVEEALEFRMERQQVLTGDDPPAVHAVVHESALHMRFGGTEVLRGQLLRLIELARLPHITVQIYPFTSRAHPALSSNFVHVIPAVAELGTVVLEQFGSFQYLGDRDSLTQYGTLFESLTQYALAPVNVSLAPEAHSMKDSLALIQHLLYTL, translated from the coding sequence GTGGGACTGCGCACCACCATCACCGAGCGCCAGCGACGACTCGGCTACGAACTCAAACAACTGCGCGAACGAGCGGGATTGAGTGCTGGTGAGGCCGCCGAGCGGATCGGTATGGGCCGGGCCCAACTGAGCCAGATCGAGACGGCGAAGACGACGATCCTCACGGAGCGACTCCGCGAGTTGTGTCACCTCTACGCATGCAAAGATGAGACCTATATCGATGCGCTGGTCGCCATGTCCGAGGCCACCGGCAAGGGCTGGTGGACAGCCCACAAGAAGCCCATGGAGCAAGGGCCGCTGAACATGGCGGAACTGGAAGCTGGTGCCGTGGCCCTACGGGTACACCAACACCTGCTCATCCCCGGCCTGTTCCAGACAGAGGACTACGCACGAGCCATCTTCGCCACCCCCGGCCTGGGCTTCGAACGCGTCGAGGAGGCTCTGGAGTTCCGTATGGAACGACAGCAGGTACTCACCGGCGACGACCCGCCCGCCGTGCACGCCGTGGTCCACGAGTCCGCCCTGCACATGCGATTCGGTGGCACCGAGGTGCTGCGTGGTCAGCTGCTCCGTCTCATCGAGCTGGCCCGGCTGCCCCACATCACCGTGCAGATCTACCCGTTCACCTCGCGGGCCCATCCCGCCCTCTCCAGCAACTTCGTACACGTCATCCCCGCCGTCGCCGAACTGGGCACCGTGGTGCTCGAACAATTCGGCAGCTTCCAGTACCTGGGCGACCGCGACAGCCTGACCCAGTACGGGACACTTTTCGAGAGCCTCACCCAGTACGCCCTGGCCCCCGTCAACGTATCGTTGGCCCCGGAAGCACACTCCATGAAGGACTCGCTGGCCCTCATCCAGCATCTGCTCTACACCCTTTGA
- a CDS encoding DUF397 domain-containing protein gives MPEQLTWQKSSFSGGPQGECLYLAPTPDGTIRLRESDTPDVILSTTQETLAGLLHHLRGR, from the coding sequence GTGCCTGAACAACTCACCTGGCAGAAGTCGTCGTTCAGTGGCGGCCCCCAGGGCGAGTGCCTCTACCTCGCCCCCACCCCCGACGGAACGATCCGCCTCCGCGAGAGCGACACCCCGGACGTCATCCTGTCCACCACCCAGGAGACCCTCGCAGGCCTCCTGCACCACCTCAGG
- a CDS encoding Uma2 family endonuclease yields MTALAHERPETMPDTMIEPVSLPENGSDLDEVVWQAWKAMELPEGYRAEIIEGAIEVSPTGRYSHSQIIFLLDEALGEFLKGGDFATRNDTNVIHEGSAWVPDLFVVARDPERYVTDDGLGLTAAGVRVVFEVASPGTRSLERDRVKKRREYARAGIPVYVLIDDYDDQGAVTLFTGPCPDKADWEDIHRVPYGTDVSIPEGPAKGFVIGEAITGPKRG; encoded by the coding sequence ATGACCGCTCTTGCGCACGAGAGGCCCGAGACGATGCCTGACACCATGATCGAGCCTGTGTCCCTGCCGGAGAACGGATCCGACCTGGACGAGGTCGTCTGGCAGGCATGGAAGGCCATGGAACTCCCCGAGGGCTACCGCGCTGAGATCATCGAGGGAGCCATCGAGGTGTCGCCCACCGGCCGCTACTCACACAGCCAGATCATCTTCCTGCTCGACGAGGCGCTGGGAGAGTTTCTGAAGGGTGGCGATTTCGCCACCCGGAACGACACGAACGTTATCCACGAGGGCTCCGCATGGGTCCCCGATCTGTTCGTCGTCGCCAGGGACCCTGAGCGTTACGTGACGGACGACGGCCTCGGCCTCACCGCCGCCGGAGTGCGAGTCGTCTTCGAAGTCGCCTCCCCTGGCACACGCAGCCTTGAGCGTGACCGTGTGAAGAAGCGCCGCGAGTACGCTCGCGCCGGCATCCCCGTATACGTCCTCATCGATGACTACGACGACCAGGGTGCCGTCACCCTGTTCACCGGGCCCTGCCCCGACAAGGCCGACTGGGAGGACATTCATCGCGTGCCCTACGGGACGGACGTCAGCATCCCCGAGGGCCCCGCGAAGGGCTTCGTCATCGGTGAGGCGATCACCGGGCCCAAGAGGGGCTGA